A window of Solanum stenotomum isolate F172 chromosome 9, ASM1918654v1, whole genome shotgun sequence genomic DNA:
CCACAACCTGCAGTCAAATGTTACTATCCTTTTTCAGTGACGAAGGAAGTATGGATCGCCGTGAGAGAAGAGATTCTAGAACAACAAAGATAAGCCTATCAAGTAGATCCTAAGTGCCTACCAAGATGCTTGAATACATTAATCTACTTCCGACAGAAATTGCCACTTCCACCCCCTCCTCCTACTCCCaagaaaatttcaacaatttcacCTACTTAGGTACCTTGACTTTTGCTGTAACTAATCCATTTAGTTATTTGAGGTTTTTAGGTTTATGTTATTATACTTTATTACATTACatattacaacaacatacctagtgcaATACCACAAGTGGTTAATTCAGGTCAATTTAAAACaatgataatttataaaatatagaaacttcGCAGCTAACAAAGGTTATGAAATATAAGGCTTGAAAACCCAAAGCAACTTTTCACTATGTCATCAATTATCATGACCAAGATTGAAGACTTCTCATATTTAACTCTATTATTCAAGCATAATACAGTAAGAAATTTCTTAGTGAAAAACGAGAAAATTTGCAAACAGTGTTCTTACGGTGGCTACACCAAGGCCTGAAGGACCATACAAATAATTGATCAGGTACTTTATCtcttttataaatattaaaatattaggTATTAGGGGTTATGTTTCTccaatagataattttttttaaaagaacctTTTACATTGCTtatcacaaatttaaaatagCCTGATAAGCATCATGTACAAGCAAGAACTCATGTCAAGGTCAAATATGCATACAACAGAATAGGCTACAAAAATGCAAGAGTCGAAAAATAGGGATTTTGGGTGATGGGGGAGAAAAGATTGAAACTAACAGACTCTACCGCAACAAATAAATTTACCTGGACTTGGGCCCTTCCCCTTATCATTCTGCATTGTTTCATGAATCCCATCAAGCACGGAAATGAAAAACTCATGAGCATCCTGCTGTTCATAACTTGCAAGATTTGATGCATGCTTCCACCAGCTGTTCGGGAGAAAATTTTACATCCATCAAAATCAGATTTAGTATAGGGCTGCAACTACATACTCAACAAAAAATCTACATCCAATTAAACAAAATACATCTACATTATATCACAACCAAGCTACACACCACTGGCTAAATCTCACTTTTACGAAGGGAAAAGGGTGAGACATACAACTCCAACAATATGAATTTGATCTTGTCCCAATATCATTAGTAATGAAGAGTACAACCAAGCTAAATTAATGAACCATTTGAAGTCAGAGGTGGACCCAAAACTTGGAGCCAATGAATTCACAGTAGGTGTAGTCTATTATATACAGTTAACAACATATTACGCTGACCTTACTCTTacctaacaaaaaaaaatagattgttCATGATAGGCCTTTTAGCTCAAAACAGATGAAAAAGACAGACAGCAGCAACAAGCAGGCTATCAAATATACATTATTCTATGCAACCATACCATAGTTTCTACAACAAAGCCAAAcacaatatcaataaaccaacAAAAGACAACTAAATGCAAACCTGTAGAGGAACTTTGCTGGACTAATAGGGGTCTGATTGCCAGAGAAAACCGCAGAAAACACTGCATCCAAATCACAAGCCAAACACAACACAGGGTTCTTGTTTGTATTATCACTACTTCTTGTTACGATAGTACTATTCTTTAGTTGGCAAAAATATCTATTATGTTTATCACTTAGAAAGTAATTCCTCAATGGTGGTGTATGAAGCAATGCTTGAAGTACTGAGTTCATAAAACAAGTGTTTCCAAGATTGTTAAGTCCCCTCAAACCCCATTGTACTTCTGGggttgttgaatcattgttcaTTTGACTTGGAAATGGATTCGAATTCCCAACAATCAAAACTTGTTCATTCACATCAGGGGTCCATGGCTTATACTCCACCCGCCGCCTCTTTCTGGTACTCTCCACCGGCAGCAATGGAGTTTCTTGCATTGATCCAATCACAGCAGCCTCCGTTTGCGCCAGTACCACCGCGGCATCGAAATCGCGGTCGTACACCTGGTCCCTACACCCACAGCAGAATAGCTCAGCACGGTCGATATCCACAGCAATGTAATGCAGTGAACGATCAGAATCATCCACATCCACAACCGCAGGATGCGACGCCACGTGCAAGTGACAGAACACTGCGGCGCACGTGACGCAAGTATAAAGACGGTGCGGCGCTTGTCGACACACGCCGCACCGAACCAACGCCTGGGGCGGATCCCTCCGAATAGAGGCCCGCCCCAATGGACGGACCTTCACACAGTCCGGGAAGTTACGAAACGGGTTTGACCCGACTCTGGATCGGAGCTCCGATAAATGCTCGCACGATGCCCCACCGCCAGTTGTAGCGGTGTAAACATCCGGTGACCCGTTTTCCGGCGCCTGATTATCGATCTGAGGATTTTCGGATTCGGGTTGGATCAAATGATTGTTCTTAGACATTGCAGCTGGAAATGAAGGGCAAAATGGGAAAAAACAGAGCAATCAAAGATTGAAGCTTGTAATCTATGTTAATAGAAAACTTCATGGATCAAAGTAAACAACCCAACTGAAAAAAAGAAATCTATGGAGTTATCATTTTAGTATAAAGTTCAGATCTGCAACAATTTTCAGCCATTGATAGAAACAAAAATGGAGGAGAAGGTTGGGGTGGAGTGGGGGAGGGGGGTTGTGGGGTGGGGTAGGGAGTTGGAAGTGTTGATTTTCTTGGTGCTATTTGTGAAGAGTTTTGATCCAAAAAGTAAGGAAA
This region includes:
- the LOC125875922 gene encoding ubiquitin C-terminal hydrolase 22-like, with product MSKNNHLIQPESENPQIDNQAPENGSPDVYTATTGGGASCEHLSELRSRVGSNPFRNFPDCVKVRPLGRASIRRDPPQALVRCGVCRQAPHRLYTCVTCAAVFCHLHVASHPAVVDVDDSDRSLHYIAVDIDRAELFCCGCRDQVYDRDFDAAVVLAQTEAAVIGSMQETPLLPVESTRKRRRVEYKPWTPDVNEQVLIVGNSNPFPSQMNNDSTTPEVQWGLRGLNNLGNTCFMNSVLQALLHTPPLRNYFLSDKHNRYFCQLKNSTIVTRSSDNTNKNPVLCLACDLDAVFSAVFSGNQTPISPAKFLYSWWKHASNLASYEQQDAHEFFISVLDGIHETMQNDKGKGPSPGSGDCCIAHRVFSGILRSDVMCTACGFTSTTYDPCIDISLDLELSQGTSAKVTSKKSHKSHKKKEAEPGKSSQNGRLSTLMGCLDHFTRPEKLGSDQKFFCQHCQVRQESLKQMSIRKLPLVSCFHIKRFEHSVIKKMSRKVDHYLQFPFSLDMSPYLSSSILRSRFGNRIFSFEGDEQDTSCESSSEFELFAVITHTGKLDAGHYVTYLRLSNQWYKCDDAWITQVSENIVRAAQGYMMFYVQKMLYYKASEKQVS